The window TCCTTCGCCGTCGACCCGCAGGCGGGGCAGGCCCGACTGGTGTTGGTGGGCACGGCCCACTCCACCTTGAGGCCCGCAAGGTTAGCCTTGTAGGTGATGAAGCTCTGCAGGCGATGGAAGCTCCATGAGTGCAGGCTGCGGCCGCGGTCCCTGCGGTCGCGCTTGGGTCGCAGCCGATCCACGTTGCGCATCCACCACTGTTCCTTGTCCTTCATGCGCTTGATGGCCCGCAGAGCTTTTGCCCGCCCCATCCTGCGCCGGAGAGCGGATATGCGGCGCCGCACGTAGGCAGCCTGGCCCCCACTGAAGAACAGCGTTTCGCCTTCGCAGTTGACCACGGCCAGGTTGCGCAGGCCGAGGCCGATCCCCGCCACCTTCGCTCCGGCGCACGGCGCCGGCTTGACGGTGACAGACAGGGCCAGGTACCAACGCCCTCGCTGCTCATACAGTTTGGCGGCCCCTTGCTTGATGGTGGAGCCCAATTGGGAGAGGATGCAGGTCTGCCGCTCGGTGGTGGCCAGGGGTACGCGGACCCGGCCTGCATGGGTCGGAAAACTCGCCGTCCAGAAGTCCCCTGTCTTTACCAGGCTCAGGTTCTGGTTGTTGAAGGAAGGCGGCAGAACTCGGAATCGCCCAACCCTCCGGGCGGCGGCCACCTCCCGCAGAACCTGGCACACGATGACCGAAGGGATAGGGGCGGGCGCATATGGGGCCGCCGTCCTGCTGGTCAGCCCGCGAGGGCGCCCGGCTGCGACAAGGTTGTTGGCCAGGACCGTGGTCCGGGACGTCAGTTCCCTGTACAATCGCTGCTTGACCTGGGTTGGGCGGTGTAGCTTCAGTCTCAGGGTCAACCTCTGCACTCGGATATCACCTCCTCTTCGGGATTGGACGTACTGTTCGATGATCCCCGCAGGAGCACGCCCGGTGAAGCGTTCACAAACAGGTGTACATCGGGCATGACTTCCAGAGCCAAGACCACCAGGTCCAGTTCCCTGACAACTTCCTCCAATAGCTCCAGGAACGGCCTGTCCACTTCGCGAGTCAGAGCGCCGATACCGGGGGTACCACACGGAGTGGTAGTTGACCAACGAAACGGAGGCATGCTTGTTCCAGTCGGTGTCCACAGGCCCATCCTAACACGAACACGTGTTCGGGTAAAGGGGTGGGCGATTCACCCCACGACTGAAGCCGTGGGCTTTCTCGCCCGGTTTCTGTAAGCCGAAGACGGATCCCCTACCGCCCGAAGGCCGACGAGGCCGGCGCGCTGCGCGCCGGCCTCGTCCTTATGACTGCCCTGCGCTCCACCGAACCTCACGCCTTGTCAAACCGCTCCACGCCGAGGACGAAGATGGTCGCCCCACCGACCTGGACCTCGATCGGGTAGGTCGTGTAGGCGTCCATCGTTCCGCCCATCGGGGTGAGGGGCGTCACCAGTTGCCTGCGGGTCTTGCAGATCTGCTTGACGACGGCTTCGACCGCCTCGACCTGGCCGTCCTCGACGCCGATGAAGAGAGTCGTGTTCCCCTCCCTCAGGAAGCCGCCCGTGCTGGCCAGCTTGGTGGCCCGAAAACCCTTGGCCATCAAGGCCTCGAGCAGCCGGCCGGCGTCCTTGTCCTGGACGATCGCCACTACAAGTTTCAAGTGGACACCCCTCTCGTTGGTCTCTCTTGGTCTTCACCGGGAGCGACCATGCCCTGCCCACGCTTGCGAGGTTAGCTGACGGGTTCGGGCGGCGAGCCCTACGCAGTGACGCGATTCACCCCGATGGACCGGTTCCCCCGCTTCCTTGTGTCCCCAGTTTAGCTGGGATTGAGTCGCGGCGTCAAGGCGTGTTTCCGGGGTTCGGCGGGGGCTGCGGGCCGCTGTCGCCGGGGCCGATGGGTTGGGCGGTTCCGCCGGGTCCACCGGGTCCGCTGGCCCCGACCGGGCCGAGGGCCGGTGTCGGCCGCGCCCCCTGCAGGTAGCAGAGGCCCAGGGCGATGGCCGCCCAGGTGGTCACGAAGAGTCCGCCGACGGCGTTCAGGAGATCCCCCGCGGGACCTAGGTCGCGGAAGAGGAACCCGATGAAGGCCCCGGCGGCCGCCTGGATGAGGACGACGACAAGGACCGAGACGACCGCCTTGGCCGCCGCCTGCAGGCTTGTGCCGAGGGCCTTGGTGATGGGGAGACGGTCGATGACCACGGCCTGAACGGTTAGCGACAGGAGGAAGGCCACGATGATGCCAGGGATGATCAGTAGGATGAAGCCGACCAGGACCAGCAGGGCGACGAGGATCGAGGCGCCGACGACGTTCCAGACCAAGGGCCAAGCCCGACGGATGGCCTCCTGCCAGCTCAGGGGTTCCCCGTCCCACTGCATCTTGAAGAGGCTGACCACCGCGCCCGACTCCAGGCCGCTCAGGATCATCCCGACCAGGGCGACCAGACCGGCCACTCCCACCACTCCGCCGGTCGGGAGGCTCATGAAACCGAGGCCCGGTCCCTGCCAGTACCTCAGGCCCAAGCCCAGGGCCAGAAGAGCCGTGACCACGTAGGCTGGGATGAAAATGACCAGCATGGTCGCAATATACCGGGCCCACCCTTTCCGGAACATCTCCCACGATTGCTTCAAGACTGCCCCGACATCGGCCGGGATATCACGTTCAGTCATTCCGAGTCCTCCTTCTTCGTGCCGGGCAGAGGAGCGCCGCTCTAGTATCCATATGCTGCCCAGCGGTCCCCGTTGCGGTCGACCGGCCTAGACCGCCCACGTTCCTCGTCCCGCCTGGAGGCTTCACCCTCAGAACCGGGAATTCCTTCCGTTCAGCGCCCGCCCTGGCTGGGCGTTTCGGAGTTGCCGGGCTGCCTGCGTGGGAGCTCACAGAAAAACGCCCCGACCTTCTTGGCCGGGGCGCTTTCTGGGGATGGGGGACGGGAGTTGACAGTGGGAACATTATGTCAAGACGATGACCGGGCTGGGTCGCCATCGGTCCGGGCCGAACTTACTGGGTCTGGCCGGGGGTGGTCCCAGAGAGCCGGGCCTCAAGGGCGTCGATGATCCGGGTGAACATCCGCCCGGAGATGGACATGCCGGCCCGGGTCCCGCCGGGCAGGATGAAGCGAAGGACGCCGTTCAGGCCACCCTGGCGGCCGTAGCTGCCCATGCCGCCAAAGCCGCCCGCGAAGTTGCCGGACCGCTGCCGGTTGGTCCCTCCGGACGGCTGGCCGCTCGACCCTCCGGGTTGCTGGCCGTTGCCATTGCCCATCCCGGGTTGCCCCGGGCCGCCCGCACCGAAGAGGTCGCGGGCGTTCCCGCTGTTCAGAGCAGCCTGTTGGTCGGGAGTCAGGACGCCTTTCACGTCGGCCATGACTTGCTTGGCTTCCTTGGTCGGGATGCTGTCCTCCAGCTCGAGTGGCCGGAGGACGCTGAGCAGGCCGTTGATCTGGTCGGTGGTCAGGGCCTTGGCATCGGTGGCTCTGGCCAGAGCCCCCAGTCCGGACATGGTCATGGTGAAGCCCCGCATGAAGGCGGCCTGCTTCCGCCGGACCAAGACGAGCCCGGTGAAGGCCCCGCCGATGATGACGACGGCCGCCACCACGGAGACGATGATCACGTTCCGCCGATTCCGAAAGAACGACATCGCTGAAACCTCCCAATAAGGCCTGGCCTCGCCTGTCCTGCCTTGGTGGGGGCCCTACTCGTAGCGCAGGGCCTCGATGGGGTCGAGGGCGGCCGCCTGCATCGCCGGGTAGATCCCGAAGAAGAGGCCGACCGCGGCCGAGAAGACGAAGGCGACGATGATCGAAGCCATCGACACCGCGGAAGGGATGCCGGCCAAGGTACCCAGGCGGCCGACCCCGACTCCCAGGGCGACCCCGACCATTCCCCCGGTCAGGCTGAGGATCATCGACTCCACCAGGAACTGGGTCAGAATATCGCGACGTTTGGCTCCGATGGCCTTGCGGATACCGATCTCGCGGGTCCGCTCGGTCACCGAGACGAGCATGATGTTCATGATCCCGATGCCGCCGACGACGAGGGACACCCCGGCGATGCCGCCGAGCATGAGGGTCATCGTTTGGGTGGCCGTGTTGACCGTGGTGAGGAGCTGGTCCTGGCTCTGCACATTGATGGCGTCATCGGTGCCGGGGTTGCGGGTCGGAAACTTCTTCTGGTAGATGGCGGTGATCCGGGCCACCGCTTGGGTGGCGTCACCGGACTGCTTGGTCTGGGCCAAGATCATCTGGACCCGGTTCGTGCCCATCAGGCGTTGGGCGGTGGAGATGGGGATGATCACCCGGTCGTCGTAGCTCTGCCCGAGCCCCTGCCCCTTCTCCTCGAGCAGCCCGACGACGGTGAAGCTCGAGCCGTTGATGAGGATCTGCTCGCCGACGGGGTTACGTTCGCCGAACAGGTCGGTGTAAACCGTCTGGCCGATGACGGCGACGTGCCGGCGTTGGTCGATGTCGGCCTGGATGAGGAAACGCCCGGCGACGACGCGGTGGTTGCGGATCTCCTCATAACCGGGGGCCGTCCCCTCGATCGTCGTCGTGTAGTTGTTGGAACCCCACTTGACGGCATACTGCCGGCTGACGTCGGGGATGGCCGTGCTCAACTCCGGGACCCGTTTCAGCAGGTCGGCCGTGTCCTCGACATAGAGGCGGCCCGTCGCGCCACGGGCGGTGATCATGATCATGTTCGAGCCGAGCCCCTGGATCTGGGCGGTCACCTGCTGCCTGGCCCCTTGCCCGATGGAGACGAGGGCGATGACGGCGGTCACCCCGATGATCACCCCGAGCATCGTCAACCCGGATCGTAGCTTGTTTCCTACCAGACCGTTCCAGGCCACCCGGATGCTTTCGAAGACATTCATGAAAGGGCACCTCCCAGGCCGGCCGCGCCGGCCACCGAGGGCTCGGTCACCCGTTCATCGCGGACGAGCTTTCCGTCGCGCAACCGGATGATCCTTCGGCAGTGGTGGGCGATGGCTTCGTCGTGGGTGACCACGATCACCGTCCGGCCGCGCCGATTGAGGCCCTGGAAGATGGCCATGACTTCAGCTCCCGAACGGCTGTCGAGGTTGCCGGTGGGCTCGTCGCCGAGGACGATGGCCGGGTCCGTGGCGATGGTCCGGGCGATCGCCGCCCGTTGGCACTCACCGCCGGAGAGCTGCGCCGGTCGGTGGTGCAGGCGGTGGCCCAGGCCGACCGCCTCGAGGGCCTTGATGGAGGCCTCCCGGCGGGCGGCTACCGACACCCCTCGGTAGAGGAGCGGCAGCTCCGCGTTTTGCTGGGCGGTCAGCCGGGTCAACAGGTTGAAGGTCTGGAAGATGAACCCGATCCGCCGGTTGCGGACCTCGGCCAGCTGATTGTCGTTCTTTCGGCTGACCTCTTCGTCCAAGAGCCGGTATTCGCCGGAGGTCGGCCGGTCGAGGCAACCGATGATGTTCATCAACGTTGACTTGCCCGAGCCGGACGGCCCCATGATGGCGACCATCTCGCCCTCTTCGATGGTCAGGTCGACGTGGTCGAGGGCGTGAACGGCCGCCTCGCCGGGGTTGTAGACCTTCGAGATGTCGCGCAGATCAATGACGGCCCTGGCCACGGCCTTCACCTGCCGCCGGTGGTCGACTGAGTGCCTTGCTGACGGGCCGGTTCCGAACGGGTGCCGCCGAAGCCGCCCATCCCGCCGAACAGGCCGCCGGATCCTGAACTGCTGGTGCCGGTGACGACCGTCTGCCCCTCCTGCAAGCCGCCCGTGATCTCGATGTTCTGGTCGTCGGCCAGGCCGATCTGGACCTCAACGCTCTTCAGCTCGGTCCCTTCGACGACCCTGACGAAGCTGTGGCCCCTGGAGGTGGTGACCGCCTCGACCGGCACGGTCAGGACGTTCTGCCGCTGGGCGATCATGATCGTCACGTCGCCGGTCATCCCGGCCAGGATGCCGTCGTTCTTGCCGAGGGTCAACTCCACCGGGTAGGTGGTCACGCCCTGCGCCACCGTGCCGGTCAGGGAGACGTTGGTGACCTTGGCCGGGAAGCTCTTTCCCCCGATGGCCTGGACGGCGACAGTCCCCGTCTGCCCGAGCTTGACCTGGTTGATGTCGAGCTCGTCGACGTTGATGGTGACGACCATCTTGGATAGGTCGACGATGGTGAAGGCCGGCGTGGCGCCGCCGGCGCCGGCGGAATCGCCGACCTTGAGGTTTGACGCGGTCACCACGCCGCCGAGCGGGGCGGTGACGACCAGGTCGGCCTGCTGCTTCAGGAGGCTATCCAGGCTGGCCTGCATCTGGCTGAGCTTGGCTTCTTCCGCCTGGAGGTCGGTCGTGGTCACGGTGGACTCTGGGTTTTTCATGGTGTCCAGACTGTTTTCCGCCGAGGCCAGGTCGATCTCGGCCTGCTTCTCCGAGGCGACCAGAGAATCGTTGGTCATCGTCAACAGGATTTGGCCCGCCGTGACGGTGTCGCCGGCCTGGATGTTGACGGCCGCGGCCGTGCCGGAGGTCTTGGCGGTGACGTTGGCCGTCTTGGCCACGGCTGAAGTGTACATGGCGATTTGACCTTTGGGGTGGGGTAGGGTGACGCCTCCGGACATCCCCGGCCGGAGTCCGTCATCCGTACC of the Bacillota bacterium genome contains:
- a CDS encoding ABC transporter permease, giving the protein MNVFESIRVAWNGLVGNKLRSGLTMLGVIIGVTAVIALVSIGQGARQQVTAQIQGLGSNMIMITARGATGRLYVEDTADLLKRVPELSTAIPDVSRQYAVKWGSNNYTTTIEGTAPGYEEIRNHRVVAGRFLIQADIDQRRHVAVIGQTVYTDLFGERNPVGEQILINGSSFTVVGLLEEKGQGLGQSYDDRVIIPISTAQRLMGTNRVQMILAQTKQSGDATQAVARITAIYQKKFPTRNPGTDDAINVQSQDQLLTTVNTATQTMTLMLGGIAGVSLVVGGIGIMNIMLVSVTERTREIGIRKAIGAKRRDILTQFLVESMILSLTGGMVGVALGVGVGRLGTLAGIPSAVSMASIIVAFVFSAAVGLFFGIYPAMQAAALDPIEALRYE
- a CDS encoding YciC family protein, translating into MTERDIPADVGAVLKQSWEMFRKGWARYIATMLVIFIPAYVVTALLALGLGLRYWQGPGLGFMSLPTGGVVGVAGLVALVGMILSGLESGAVVSLFKMQWDGEPLSWQEAIRRAWPLVWNVVGASILVALLVLVGFILLIIPGIIVAFLLSLTVQAVVIDRLPITKALGTSLQAAAKAVVSVLVVVLIQAAAGAFIGFLFRDLGPAGDLLNAVGGLFVTTWAAIALGLCYLQGARPTPALGPVGASGPGGPGGTAQPIGPGDSGPQPPPNPGNTP
- a CDS encoding ABC transporter ATP-binding protein — translated: MARAVIDLRDISKVYNPGEAAVHALDHVDLTIEEGEMVAIMGPSGSGKSTLMNIIGCLDRPTSGEYRLLDEEVSRKNDNQLAEVRNRRIGFIFQTFNLLTRLTAQQNAELPLLYRGVSVAARREASIKALEAVGLGHRLHHRPAQLSGGECQRAAIARTIATDPAIVLGDEPTGNLDSRSGAEVMAIFQGLNRRGRTVIVVTHDEAIAHHCRRIIRLRDGKLVRDERVTEPSVAGAAGLGGALS
- a CDS encoding efflux RND transporter periplasmic adaptor subunit, which gives rise to MKRRTLVIILVLVVLVGAGGYVFARSRASQNTTALSKYATASVQRGDVTVTISDNGTILGQKEQSVKPAASGTVASVNVQVGSKVTEGQVLAALSNDSLGDQIATARSNLAIEQLRYADMKAPPSKASQNSIDLATQKVDQAKRTLALRQQDLANLTVAAPISGLATAVSVSTGDSVSAGSAAFTIIDLNNMTMTLSVSQLALNRVYVGQTGTAVFGNGPTRTGTVTYINPQGVPRGLYDATYSVTFTLDNPGTDDGLRPGMSGGVTLPHPKGQIAMYTSAVAKTANVTAKTSGTAAAVNIQAGDTVTAGQILLTMTNDSLVASEKQAEIDLASAENSLDTMKNPESTVTTTDLQAEEAKLSQMQASLDSLLKQQADLVVTAPLGGVVTASNLKVGDSAGAGGATPAFTIVDLSKMVVTINVDELDINQVKLGQTGTVAVQAIGGKSFPAKVTNVSLTGTVAQGVTTYPVELTLGKNDGILAGMTGDVTIMIAQRQNVLTVPVEAVTTSRGHSFVRVVEGTELKSVEVQIGLADDQNIEITGGLQEGQTVVTGTSSSGSGGLFGGMGGFGGTRSEPARQQGTQSTTGGR
- a CDS encoding cyclic-di-AMP receptor, coding for MKLVVAIVQDKDAGRLLEALMAKGFRATKLASTGGFLREGNTTLFIGVEDGQVEAVEAVVKQICKTRRQLVTPLTPMGGTMDAYTTYPIEVQVGGATIFVLGVERFDKA
- a CDS encoding transposase — its product is MQRLTLRLKLHRPTQVKQRLYRELTSRTTVLANNLVAAGRPRGLTSRTAAPYAPAPIPSVIVCQVLREVAAARRVGRFRVLPPSFNNQNLSLVKTGDFWTASFPTHAGRVRVPLATTERQTCILSQLGSTIKQGAAKLYEQRGRWYLALSVTVKPAPCAGAKVAGIGLGLRNLAVVNCEGETLFFSGGQAAYVRRRISALRRRMGRAKALRAIKRMKDKEQWWMRNVDRLRPKRDRRDRGRSLHSWSFHRLQSFITYKANLAGLKVEWAVPTNTSRACPACGSTAKENRSGIHFRCRSCGHSGHADAVAALNIARAISGLAAA